tttattaactcagatgtatattattataaaaaaattctactgtgtatgaaaaaatagttttcCTCATGTAAATATTCAGACAAAATCAGAccaaaaaaatggaaattttgtGCAGATAATATAACATTTGTACATGAAGATGATATCGCTTCGACAAGCTTCTTTTGCAGTTCAGTGTAATTAGTCCCAGTCATCGTATGTGGAACCTTCAAGAAAGATTATGAAAAGACAGCAAGAATCAAAATTTGAACTGGCATCATAACGCCATGCATGCtcattgataattgaaataattaatcgATATGGTACCTCTATTCGGATAGTGTGTATGAAGCTGTCATCTGTTTTGGTGGAGGTACAGTTGACAACATCAAGCCCTTCTTTAAGCACCATATCTATCACTCTTGACAAAGGAAAGACATATTTTCTGAAGCTGTAACTACACTTAATCTGAATACCTCCCGGAAAAGGATGAACAATGACACATATTGGAAGATCTGTAGTGCTAAAGCTTCCACtatcagaaacaacaacagGACTCAAATTGGACGACTTCTTAAACTCGTCTCTCTTAGCTTGCAACTCTTTCACTTTATTTTCAAGGTGTTTGATGTAATTTGCACCCTCATGCATGTGATCAGAAATTGAGCGTTTTCCCTGATGATGGTAATCAAGATATAATATCTATACTCAATATTGTAATGCCCTCAATGGCTTATGTatattaatgaaatgaaaaataccaGAGATATAAAAATGGTGTTTTACCTTGATATATTGAAGAGGCAGAAGAGATCTAAAGTCGGTGCAAAGCCTGGTCATTTCTTGCCTTCTTTGTTTTTCAGTCTCTCTATGCATCCACCTCTTGTTTTCATCCATGGTGGTGGTCTTATAATCTTCCTTTGTCCAAGCTGGTAACTTTCCTCTCTGCTCGCCCTTGGTAGTGCCCATTTGAGCTGTACAGGGAATGGGAGCACTACCATCGAGCACAGGATCATAGAAGATCTGATTTTCTGGAGGGGTTGTTTGGATTGGTTGGGAATAGTAATTATCAGTTGTAATCTGAAAGTACAACTCATCAGTAGGGTGTAAAGGATTCATCGTAATCTGGTTGGGGCACTCAAAGGTTTGGTAATTAGGGTTTGTGATCGATTCCCGTTTGACTAATATATATCCTAGGATCCTCAAATCCCCACCCGCATAAGATAAGAATCCATCTTACCTGCCATATCAACGTTCttgtttctattttctttgctCTTTTGTCTTTCTCTTATTAGTTAATATTATCTTGTGGGGTATGGTGTTTGCACTACTTTGATGgatcatcaaattttaaacataGCCTACTTTGAAACTTGTTTGATTTACATACCAAATTTTTGTTCCGACTTTCTACTTTGACCTTGTCGGTTGGTACTCTGTGAATCGAATCTAGCCCAACCTTCAAACTATTTCAACAATACAAAGCTGCCTATGTGATTTTTCCCATTTATGGTACATATATTCAAAGAAATTcaataaactttatatataatgattaatgaggtgtttttaaattaatttgagttTCCTCCCTCTCAATAATGCATATCATTAACATTTATCCAAAAAATAGATTATTAGGTAAAATTTCAACtccaattataataaaacttctaatatatatgtatatactaatatatatatatatatatatatatatatatatatattgctgtatttaaaataacatcCACGTGTGTACAGAATTGTTATTTCACCAAATCCAAGTTTTATTCTAAAAGCAATCATATACAAGCTACGTTTGGAAATTTTTTGTACGGATCGATATTACTTAAACCTCTCATCTTTCAGCTAAAATCCTACTAGATTTAAACACgctttaatattgttttactgaatatgataatttttttactttgcaATTCAACTCTTTAGGCTTTCTTAGGTGCAATGTgaattaattaatcgattagaTTTTCATATGTAAATGttagttattaattttgttaatgaaaaagCTGAGCACTcttctttttaaactttttaaaaccaattttatatttcttaaatgttGGTGGAAATAGTTGAATTCACAacttctcttattcttttttctaatttttatcactaaatcaACTTTATAACttcataattgatatttaaaaaatatttataaatatttaaacaacatcTATAATGTATCTTTAAGactaaaatacttataatattatttttgttttcttctttaataaaaacatgttgtatatgatataaattgtttattttagtgTCGTTgtataacaaaaatcaaatttagagATTGATTGTGAATGTTTTGACTATTGTATCCCAGATGGTTAAATTTTACTGGCAGTTGTTAGAACTTAATTTGGGTTATGTCGTCGCTGATTTTGATCTTTCCATTATTGAAAtgaataagatatataaaattataatttgtataattatgcattgattgaaaataatattaatttttaaa
This genomic interval from Vigna radiata var. radiata cultivar VC1973A chromosome 8, Vradiata_ver6, whole genome shotgun sequence contains the following:
- the LOC106770660 gene encoding transcription factor bHLH36 encodes the protein MNPLHPTDELYFQITTDNYYSQPIQTTPPENQIFYDPVLDGSAPIPCTAQMGTTKGEQRGKLPAWTKEDYKTTTMDENKRWMHRETEKQRRQEMTRLCTDFRSLLPLQYIKGKRSISDHMHEGANYIKHLENKVKELQAKRDEFKKSSNLSPVVVSDSGSFSTTDLPICVIVHPFPGGIQIKCSYSFRKYVFPLSRVIDMVLKEGLDVVNCTSTKTDDSFIHTIRIEVPHTMTGTNYTELQKKLVEAISSSCSEEILSESENC